The genomic region TAATTCAAGGATATTCTCAACATATTCCATTTGAAAATGAAACTTTTGATGTAGTGACTATAGCTTTTGGAATAAGAAACTTTCAATATATTCATCTTTCTATCAGAGAAATATATAGAATACTGAAACCTTTAGGAATATTAGTAATTTTAGAATTTTCTAAACCTTCCAATTATTGGATCAGGAAAATTTTTTGTTTTTATTCTCATTTTATCATGAATAAAATAGGAAGTTTATTATCAAATAATCATTTCGCTTACAATTATTTAAAAGAATCTATTAAATCATTTTCTTATTGTGGAAAAAAAATGAATAAACTTTTAAAGTATCATAAATTTAACACAATCTATATGCAAAAATTAACTTTTGAAATTGCCTCTATTTATTTGTTAAATAAATAAAATTCATTTTTTTTGCATTTATAACTAAATTTTTTCTCGTAATGATAAAGTATTTATCTGGATATTTAACATCTGCTTTTCTAAAAAAAAGAATTAAAAACATAGAATTTTTCATGAGATATCCAATAGAAATACAAAATCAATTGATTCATCAATTGATTTTGTATGCAAAAGATACTGAATTTGGAAAAAAATATGGATTTCGTGACATCAAAAAATATCAACAATTTTCTGAAAGAATCCCCATATGTAAATATGCAGATTTAAAATCTGTAATCAAAAGAATTCGCAGAGGAGAAAAAAATATATTATGGCCAGGAACAGTAAAATGGTTTGCAAGATCTTCTGGAACTACAAATACAAAAAGTAAATATATTCCTGTAACCAAATTATCCATGAATGAATGTCATTACAAAGCA from Blattabacterium cuenoti harbors:
- the ubiE gene encoding bifunctional demethylmenaquinone methyltransferase/2-methoxy-6-polyprenyl-1,4-benzoquinol methylase UbiE; translation: MNKHSLKEEKIKNMFDHISHKYDFINHILSFGIDFFWRRRIIHLLDKFNNKKKIQNILDLATGTGDLAILLANRFDDANIIGLDPSENMLKVAQKKIKNNFLEKKIKLIQGYSQHIPFENETFDVVTIAFGIRNFQYIHLSIREIYRILKPLGILVILEFSKPSNYWIRKIFCFYSHFIMNKIGSLLSNNHFAYNYLKESIKSFSYCGKKMNKLLKYHKFNTIYMQKLTFEIASIYLLNK